A DNA window from Sylvia atricapilla isolate bSylAtr1 chromosome 6, bSylAtr1.pri, whole genome shotgun sequence contains the following coding sequences:
- the TSPAN18 gene encoding tetraspanin-18, which translates to MEGDCLSCMKYLMFLFNFFIFLGGACLLGLGIWVIVDPTGFREIVAANPLLFTGAYIMLAMGAMLFLLGFLGCCGAIRENKCLLLFFFMFILLIFLAELSAAILAFIFRENLTREFFTKELKKHYQRNNDTDVFSSTWNSVMITFACCGVNGPEDFEGIPHLPHSSLEKAVPEACCQRELQSREGMFVNKEECLKGNERFQNRQGCYTVILNSFETYVYLAGALAIGVLAIELFAMIFAMCLFRGIQ; encoded by the exons ATGGAGGGAGACTGTCTGAGCTGCATGAAATACttgatgtttcttttcaatttctttatATTT CTGGGAGGAGCCTGCCTGCTGGGACTCGGGATCTGGGTCATTGTGGATCCCACGGGTTTTCGAGAGATTGTGGCTGCCAACCCCCTGCTCTTCACGGGAGCATACATCATGCTGGCCATGGGGGCAATGCTCTTCCTGCTGGGCTTCCTGGGCTGCTGCGGTGCCATCCGGGAGAACAAATGCCTCCTGCTGTTT TTCTTCATGTTTATTTTGTTAATCTTCCTGGCGGAGCTTTCAGCTGCAATCCTGGCTTTTATATTCAGGGAAAAC CTGACCAGAGAGTTTTTCACCAAGGAGCTGAAGAAGCATTACCAGAGGAACAACGACACAGATGTCTTCTCTTCCACCTGGAACTCTGTTATGATCACA TTTGCCTGCTGTGGAGTGAATGGACCAGAAGATTTTGAAGGTATTCCTCATCTTCCACACTCCTCTTTGGAAAAGGCGGTACCAGAGGCTTGTTGTCAGCGAgagctccagagcagggaagggatgtTTGTCAACAAAGAAGAGTGTCTAAAAGGCAATGAGAGGTTTCAGAACCGGCAG GGCTGCTACACCGTGATCCTGAACTCCTTTGAGACGTATGTGTACCTGGCAGGAGCTCTTGCCATCGGAGTGTTGGCTATTGAG ctgTTTGCCATGATCTTTGCTATGTGTCTCTTTCGAGGGATCCAGTAA